The proteins below come from a single Natrinema sp. SYSU A 869 genomic window:
- a CDS encoding AAA family ATPase, protein MSSSESDGVTLSVRAAEKGDAGRGVARIPEPTRRQLGILSGDTVVIEGDETTVAKMWPADQSVPENAIQIDGDTRANAGVHVGDTVSVRAKDKSTITDADRVTLIAPPALPERQRRAAENEATEKLRNRPVRAGEQVRIEGIDQQPFRVTDTDPDGDVRITDATTIRIVDADVGPGSTASASSSGAADRGRGANDSTGTPATAGTGSEADIDEPSPNSGVTYEDIGGLDEELELVREMIELPLSEPELFRRLGVEPPSGVLLYGPPGTGKTLIARAVANEVDANFETISGPEIMSKYKGESEERLREVFETAEANAPTIIFFDEIDSIAGTRDDDGDAENRIVGQLLTLMDGLDARGEVIVIGATNRVDTIDPALRRGGRFDREIQIGVPDEEGRREILEVHTRGMPLADDVDVDAIARRTHGFVGADLDTVASEAAMAAIRDRPTETDERRDWNRNPTVRKTHFDAALASIEPSAMREYVAESPSTDFSDVGGLETAKQTLRESVEWPLTYDRLFEETNTNPPSGVLLYGPPGTGKTLLARALAGETDVNFVRVDGPEIVDRYVGESEKAIREVFERARQSAPSIVFFDEIDAIAAARGDGHEVTERVVSQLLTELDGMRENPNLVVLAATNRKDHIDPALLRPGRLDTHVFVGEPDREAREKILAVHAQGKPLGDDIDIAELAAELEGYTGADLEALIRNASMRAIREVATEYGPETANEKASEVRIERHHLEAARAETDAT, encoded by the coding sequence ATGAGTTCGTCGGAATCGGACGGCGTGACGCTGTCGGTCCGCGCTGCGGAGAAAGGAGACGCCGGCCGGGGCGTCGCACGGATTCCCGAACCGACACGGAGACAGCTCGGCATCTTGAGTGGCGACACCGTCGTGATTGAGGGCGACGAGACGACGGTCGCCAAGATGTGGCCCGCCGACCAGTCGGTCCCGGAGAACGCGATTCAGATCGACGGGGACACCCGTGCGAACGCCGGAGTTCACGTCGGCGATACGGTTTCCGTCCGCGCGAAAGACAAATCGACTATCACTGACGCGGACCGAGTCACGCTAATCGCGCCGCCGGCACTGCCCGAACGCCAGCGGCGGGCCGCCGAGAACGAAGCGACGGAGAAGCTCCGCAACCGGCCGGTGCGTGCCGGTGAACAGGTCCGGATTGAAGGCATCGACCAGCAGCCGTTCAGAGTCACCGACACCGATCCCGACGGCGACGTTCGAATTACGGATGCGACGACGATTCGAATCGTCGACGCCGACGTGGGACCGGGCAGCACCGCGAGTGCGAGCAGTTCCGGAGCCGCCGACCGCGGCCGCGGAGCGAACGACTCCACGGGCACACCAGCCACCGCCGGCACTGGTTCCGAGGCCGATATCGACGAACCCAGCCCGAACTCCGGCGTCACCTACGAGGACATCGGCGGGTTAGACGAGGAACTCGAGCTCGTCCGCGAGATGATCGAGCTCCCGCTATCGGAGCCGGAGCTGTTCCGTCGACTCGGCGTCGAACCGCCGTCAGGCGTCCTGCTATACGGTCCGCCGGGGACCGGCAAGACGCTGATCGCCCGTGCAGTGGCCAACGAGGTCGACGCCAACTTCGAGACGATCTCGGGGCCGGAGATCATGTCGAAGTACAAAGGCGAGAGCGAGGAACGACTCCGCGAGGTGTTCGAAACCGCCGAGGCGAACGCGCCAACGATCATCTTCTTCGACGAGATCGACTCTATCGCCGGCACGCGCGACGACGACGGAGACGCTGAAAACCGGATCGTCGGCCAATTACTGACCCTGATGGACGGCCTCGACGCCCGCGGCGAGGTGATCGTTATCGGCGCGACTAACCGCGTCGACACGATCGATCCCGCGCTCCGTCGCGGCGGTCGCTTCGACCGCGAAATCCAGATCGGCGTCCCCGACGAGGAGGGTCGCCGGGAGATCCTCGAGGTCCACACCCGCGGAATGCCACTCGCTGACGACGTAGACGTTGATGCAATCGCGCGACGGACCCACGGCTTCGTCGGAGCGGACCTAGACACCGTCGCGAGCGAGGCCGCGATGGCCGCGATCCGCGACCGGCCGACCGAGACTGACGAGCGACGGGACTGGAACCGTAATCCGACGGTTCGAAAGACCCACTTCGACGCTGCGCTCGCGTCCATCGAGCCGTCCGCGATGCGCGAGTACGTCGCCGAGTCACCGTCCACCGACTTCTCGGACGTCGGCGGCCTCGAGACGGCGAAGCAGACGCTCCGGGAGTCCGTCGAGTGGCCGCTGACCTACGACCGCCTCTTCGAGGAGACCAACACCAATCCGCCCTCCGGCGTCTTGCTGTACGGTCCGCCGGGGACTGGAAAGACGTTGCTCGCCCGCGCGCTGGCGGGCGAAACGGACGTCAACTTCGTCCGCGTCGACGGTCCCGAAATCGTCGATCGATACGTCGGCGAATCAGAGAAGGCGATCCGGGAGGTGTTCGAACGCGCGCGCCAGTCGGCCCCGTCGATCGTCTTCTTCGACGAGATCGATGCCATCGCAGCCGCCCGGGGCGACGGCCACGAGGTCACCGAACGCGTGGTCTCACAACTTCTGACGGAACTCGACGGGATGCGGGAGAACCCGAATCTCGTCGTGCTGGCCGCGACCAACCGCAAGGACCACATCGACCCTGCACTGCTCCGTCCCGGTCGGCTCGATACGCACGTCTTCGTCGGCGAACCCGACAGGGAGGCCCGCGAGAAGATCCTCGCGGTCCACGCCCAAGGGAAACCGCTCGGCGACGACATCGACATCGCCGAACTCGCGGCCGAACTCGAGGGATACACCGGGGCCGATCTCGAGGCGCTGATCCGGAACGCATCGATGCGAGCGATCCGCGAGGTCGCCACTGAGTACGGGCCCGAAACGGCAAACGAAAAAGCGTCCGAGGTTCGCATCGAACGCCATCATCTCGAGGCCGCTCGAGCGGAGACAGACGCGACGTGA
- a CDS encoding helix-turn-helix domain-containing protein — translation MGLIAEFQLNSPDLPLTDAVMAVPDVTLYIERILVVDPDRPVVLCRATGAADGFSEALADDPTVETYTTMDDLDGEGDALYRIKLRDPPLPIYRKYVELGTTPLGGIVTVDGWWGRARFPDREALAEYRAFCTERGATFKLERLTRESSTDDPPFGLTDEQYEALIAAREAGYFAVPREASTEEIGDRLGISAPSASERLRRGIDRVLENAL, via the coding sequence ATGGGACTCATCGCGGAGTTTCAGCTCAACTCACCGGACTTACCGTTGACGGATGCAGTGATGGCCGTCCCGGACGTCACGCTCTATATCGAGCGAATTCTGGTCGTCGATCCCGATCGGCCGGTCGTTCTCTGCCGGGCCACCGGGGCCGCCGATGGGTTTTCCGAGGCGCTCGCTGACGATCCGACGGTCGAGACGTACACCACGATGGACGATTTGGACGGGGAGGGAGACGCGCTGTATCGCATCAAACTGCGGGATCCACCGCTTCCGATCTACCGAAAGTACGTCGAACTGGGGACCACTCCGTTGGGCGGAATCGTCACCGTCGACGGTTGGTGGGGGCGGGCGCGGTTTCCCGACCGGGAGGCGCTCGCGGAGTATCGCGCGTTTTGTACGGAACGGGGCGCCACGTTCAAACTCGAGCGACTCACGCGGGAGTCGTCGACCGACGATCCGCCGTTCGGACTCACCGACGAACAGTACGAAGCACTGATCGCAGCCCGCGAAGCGGGTTACTTCGCGGTTCCACGGGAAGCCTCGACCGAGGAGATCGGTGACCGGTTGGGCATTTCGGCACCGTCGGCATCCGAGCGGCTGCGACGGGGGATCGATCGGGTACTCGAAAACGCGCTATAA
- a CDS encoding ribonucleotide-diphosphate reductase subunit beta has translation MATDDHPAMQLDTTIRSHNYYRNAVEKHWDPHEIDLEADLEGVAELPDMAFTGLKQSLALFGAGEESVTEDLAPLAVVLEDIEDQLFITTQLYEESKHTDFFDRYWRDVIHTEEERRGQERSSPTDEKWFSEPYDELFERNEQAMARLLEEDTPETRAKAHCHYHLTIEGILAQTGYYGLTLAYGENEPDLPDLPGLVEGLKLVRSDEGRHVGFGMAKLKELVSDGEIDPDLLRETVDELVPLVQESLAGDEGASSEAGPGPSPSDLADYAYTKHEQRMQQITSASEQIPDVEELTELDA, from the coding sequence ATGGCCACCGACGATCACCCTGCGATGCAACTCGATACGACGATTCGATCGCATAACTACTACCGGAACGCGGTCGAGAAACATTGGGATCCCCACGAGATAGACCTCGAGGCGGATCTCGAGGGGGTCGCAGAACTCCCCGATATGGCCTTTACGGGCCTCAAACAGTCGCTCGCGCTGTTCGGCGCGGGCGAAGAGTCAGTGACCGAGGATCTCGCGCCGCTGGCAGTCGTCCTCGAGGACATCGAGGACCAGCTGTTCATCACGACCCAGCTCTACGAAGAGTCGAAACACACCGACTTCTTCGATCGCTACTGGCGCGACGTGATCCACACTGAAGAGGAGCGACGCGGACAGGAACGCTCCTCTCCGACCGACGAGAAGTGGTTCAGCGAGCCCTATGACGAACTGTTTGAGCGCAACGAGCAGGCAATGGCACGGCTTCTCGAGGAGGACACGCCGGAAACTCGCGCGAAGGCTCACTGCCACTATCACCTGACGATCGAGGGGATTCTGGCCCAGACCGGCTACTACGGGCTCACCCTCGCGTACGGAGAGAACGAACCCGACCTACCCGATCTGCCCGGGCTGGTCGAGGGGCTCAAACTGGTTCGCAGCGACGAGGGCCGTCACGTCGGCTTCGGGATGGCGAAACTCAAGGAACTCGTCAGCGATGGCGAGATCGACCCGGACCTCCTCCGCGAGACGGTCGACGAACTGGTGCCGCTCGTCCAGGAGAGCCTGGCCGGCGACGAGGGGGCCAGTTCCGAGGCCGGTCCCGGCCCGAGCCCCTCCGATCTGGCCGACTACGCGTACACGAAACACGAACAGCGAATGCAACAGATCACTTCCGCGAGCGAGCAAATCCCGGACGTCGAAGAGCTAACCGAACTCGACGCCTGA
- a CDS encoding DUF5796 family protein: MSARNDVAPSTIGVDFVDGGVVVEYHDGREVFYHGPPEPVDGALTTPPGKEVHVLVTDPDGVEGVMTYVNDRNTHDDILETTGVGRVMLDRDDEAELFPGVTVATEAYSIRVEADLSVVDGRVFVFAEDEMSEHAYELVESAD, translated from the coding sequence ATGAGTGCACGCAACGACGTCGCCCCGAGCACGATCGGCGTCGATTTCGTCGACGGTGGCGTGGTCGTCGAGTACCACGACGGCCGAGAAGTGTTCTACCACGGCCCACCGGAACCGGTTGATGGGGCCCTGACGACCCCGCCAGGAAAGGAAGTCCACGTCCTCGTCACCGACCCCGATGGCGTCGAGGGCGTCATGACCTACGTCAACGACCGGAACACCCACGATGACATCCTCGAGACGACCGGCGTCGGTCGCGTAATGCTCGACCGAGACGACGAAGCAGAACTGTTCCCGGGCGTCACCGTTGCCACGGAGGCATACTCGATCCGCGTCGAAGCTGATCTCTCGGTCGTCGACGGGCGGGTGTTCGTCTTCGCCGAGGACGAGATGAGCGAACACGCCTACGAACTCGTCGAGAGCGCGGACTAA
- a CDS encoding GNAT family protein, translated as MPGSAFLSGDRLTLRPLEPDDHAFLSRHWNDPTVRHGTNKYTPITESDIADLLAADDTVYFLPCRDGEPVGLTWLFQISDVHGNGELGYWIATDETGQGYATEAARLSLRHAFDERNLRKVTARVFEDNDASMRVLEKLGFREEGRLRDHYYVDGRSVNAVLYGMLESEFRNRTE; from the coding sequence ATGCCGGGCTCAGCGTTTCTTTCCGGGGATCGACTCACACTCCGTCCGCTCGAACCGGACGACCACGCCTTTCTCTCCCGACACTGGAACGATCCCACCGTCCGTCATGGAACCAACAAATACACGCCGATAACGGAGTCTGATATCGCGGACCTCCTCGCAGCCGATGACACGGTCTACTTCCTCCCCTGTCGAGACGGCGAACCGGTCGGACTGACGTGGCTGTTTCAGATCAGCGACGTCCATGGCAACGGGGAACTCGGCTACTGGATCGCCACCGACGAGACGGGACAGGGGTACGCGACCGAGGCCGCCCGACTGAGTCTCCGTCACGCATTTGACGAACGAAACCTCCGAAAAGTCACCGCCCGCGTCTTCGAGGACAACGACGCCTCGATGCGCGTCCTCGAGAAACTCGGCTTTCGCGAGGAGGGACGGCTCCGTGACCACTACTACGTCGACGGACGATCCGTAAACGCCGTTCTCTACGGGATGCTCGAGTCGGAGTTCCGAAACCGGACGGAATAG
- a CDS encoding shikimate kinase, translating into MDGRAVAPAAGTVLNALATGTGSAFAIDLETTATVELTEDGDVVGEVAGQPEADTTLVERCATMTISEYAERAGLDKSTVGARVHTESEVPMASGLKSSSAAANATVLATLDALEVADAVERIEACRLGVRAARDAGVTVTGAFDDASASMLGGVTVTDNTADALLAREEVDWDALVYTPPEQSYSADADVSACERVAPMARLVEELALDGRYGEAMTVNGFAFCGALEFSTGPMIDALPDVTGVSLSGTGPSYVAVGERDTLEAVNERWDERDGTTRLLQTRTDGTQRI; encoded by the coding sequence ATGGATGGCCGTGCTGTCGCCCCCGCAGCCGGAACGGTACTCAACGCGCTCGCGACCGGCACCGGGTCGGCGTTCGCGATCGACCTCGAGACGACGGCGACCGTCGAGCTCACCGAGGACGGCGACGTCGTCGGTGAGGTCGCCGGCCAGCCCGAGGCCGATACGACGCTCGTCGAACGCTGTGCCACGATGACGATCAGTGAGTACGCCGAGCGGGCCGGATTGGACAAATCAACCGTCGGTGCTCGAGTCCACACCGAAAGCGAGGTGCCGATGGCCTCTGGGCTGAAGAGTTCCAGCGCCGCGGCCAACGCGACGGTGCTCGCAACGCTCGACGCGCTCGAGGTCGCCGATGCGGTCGAACGAATCGAGGCCTGCCGGCTCGGCGTCCGGGCCGCTCGCGACGCCGGTGTGACGGTGACCGGCGCGTTCGACGACGCCAGCGCGAGCATGCTCGGCGGCGTGACGGTGACCGACAACACGGCCGACGCGCTACTCGCTCGCGAGGAGGTCGACTGGGACGCGCTAGTCTACACGCCACCAGAACAGTCCTACAGCGCCGACGCGGACGTTTCGGCCTGCGAGCGCGTCGCCCCGATGGCCCGACTCGTCGAGGAACTCGCGCTTGACGGCCGCTACGGCGAGGCCATGACTGTCAACGGCTTCGCCTTCTGTGGTGCGCTCGAATTCTCGACGGGACCGATGATCGACGCCTTGCCCGATGTCACCGGCGTTTCGCTTTCGGGCACCGGCCCGAGCTACGTTGCCGTCGGGGAACGGGACACGCTCGAGGCAGTCAACGAGCGATGGGACGAGCGGGACGGAACGACACGATTACTGCAAACGCGAACGGACGGGACACAACGGATATGA
- a CDS encoding chorismate mutase codes for MTREPTDGATDDGIDAENRTPEEMDLDELREEIRTIDQELVELIAQRTYVADTIAAVKDERGLPTTDEKQEQQVMERAGNNAEQFDVDANLVKAIFRLLIELNKVEQRESR; via the coding sequence ATGACTCGAGAGCCAACTGACGGAGCGACGGACGACGGAATCGACGCGGAGAATCGCACGCCCGAGGAGATGGACCTCGACGAACTGCGCGAGGAGATTCGGACGATCGACCAAGAGCTCGTCGAACTGATCGCCCAGCGGACCTACGTCGCGGACACGATCGCGGCAGTCAAAGACGAACGAGGGCTGCCAACGACCGACGAGAAACAGGAACAGCAGGTCATGGAGCGAGCGGGCAACAACGCCGAACAGTTCGACGTCGACGCGAACCTCGTCAAGGCGATCTTTCGGCTACTGATCGAACTGAACA